The Anaerotignum faecicola genome contains a region encoding:
- a CDS encoding ABC transporter permease: MYAKLIFRNAKRSAKDYLIYIVTLTICVTLFYAFLSISSSYYQPDIGTAYEITAFSDGIKLAVCAITLLLLFLIRYVNSYMLRRKQKEFAVQSIMGMEQKTIGWLFFAETFLMGAISIALGIALGVLCSQFMSAMLLASYGHSYELTWTLFPDTVLWTVGFFTISFFVVGLFNVRTIRKIKIIDMLSADRQNEPDLKKNRFIPTILVIYLVLSIWMLETGIQKMIFFFDPRFAFPLHILFWGNIIFPALTLLWSFVWLLKKKVWTLQTLLIGLLACTVPNTVLAALVPVFESKYYLTLGAGTINQYLLFVVADLLFLICGIIYLSSSAIVAWKSKSPAHRYQGNNLFFFGQIISKLTTTTKTMTLICITLTIAILMFIIAPVLTEWSTGYLDSRSMYDVQINSRYNDVYEKKDLPTGDYEAVTDFLTEEGIAVSADCAFSLYLPNCEDFHDRVKHEFPVVAISLSDYNAIREMLGYEAITLEENEFTTQWHTTATTDEQEEFIRSHAVVDTDVGRLTLSEQASYQEAMGETLYNSYTQVVYVFPDSVCQNLLSVKRNRYIQTSKELSYSDAAALENRFIKVYPELSEKGVGYSIRLSTLQINETKGMNFILKTAMIYGAVVLMVMCLTILSLQQLLDAGKYKYRFGVLRKLGTEESDIKKLMRKQLRVWFGLPITVAVIVSFVVVAYFIQSVSNEIASYIGFDKLLLQVGITVAVLILLLVCYYISTWILFSKSTSNSD, from the coding sequence ATGTACGCTAAATTGATTTTTAGAAATGCGAAACGCTCTGCAAAGGACTATCTAATCTATATTGTTACCTTGACGATCTGCGTTACTTTGTTTTATGCGTTTCTATCTATATCGAGCAGCTACTACCAGCCAGATATTGGAACTGCTTATGAAATTACAGCGTTTAGTGATGGTATCAAATTGGCGGTCTGTGCGATCACGCTGTTGTTATTGTTCCTGATACGCTATGTAAACAGCTATATGCTGCGGCGCAAGCAAAAGGAATTTGCCGTACAATCTATTATGGGGATGGAGCAAAAAACAATCGGCTGGCTCTTTTTTGCAGAAACTTTTTTGATGGGGGCTATATCTATTGCTCTTGGTATTGCTCTTGGTGTGTTGTGTTCGCAATTTATGTCCGCTATGCTGCTCGCTTCCTATGGTCATAGTTATGAGCTGACATGGACACTGTTCCCCGATACCGTTCTTTGGACAGTCGGCTTTTTCACAATCAGTTTTTTCGTGGTTGGACTGTTCAATGTCCGTACTATTCGTAAGATCAAGATTATTGATATGCTGTCTGCGGACAGACAAAATGAACCTGATTTGAAGAAGAACCGGTTTATACCGACAATCCTTGTGATCTACTTGGTGCTTTCTATATGGATGTTGGAAACAGGGATTCAAAAGATGATCTTTTTCTTTGATCCACGATTTGCTTTTCCTCTCCACATCTTGTTTTGGGGAAATATCATTTTTCCGGCGCTCACCCTGCTGTGGTCGTTCGTTTGGCTACTCAAAAAGAAAGTATGGACATTGCAAACTTTGCTTATCGGTCTCTTAGCCTGCACAGTTCCAAATACTGTACTTGCAGCTCTCGTACCGGTTTTTGAAAGCAAGTATTATCTAACTCTGGGCGCTGGTACGATCAATCAATATTTGCTGTTCGTTGTTGCAGATTTACTTTTTTTGATATGCGGAATTATTTATCTGTCCAGCAGCGCGATTGTTGCATGGAAAAGCAAATCCCCTGCACACAGGTATCAAGGTAATAACCTGTTTTTCTTTGGACAGATCATATCCAAGCTCACAACAACGACAAAAACAATGACCTTGATTTGCATTACGCTGACAATAGCCATTCTTATGTTCATTATCGCACCAGTACTGACAGAATGGAGTACGGGGTATTTGGATAGTCGCTCCATGTATGATGTTCAGATCAATTCCCGATATAATGATGTGTACGAAAAAAAGGATTTGCCAACAGGCGATTATGAAGCGGTCACAGATTTTTTGACGGAAGAAGGAATTGCGGTAAGCGCAGACTGTGCCTTTAGCCTTTATCTTCCAAATTGTGAAGATTTTCATGACCGTGTAAAACATGAATTTCCTGTGGTTGCTATTTCTCTTAGCGATTATAATGCTATCAGGGAAATGCTGGGATATGAGGCTATTACGCTTGAAGAAAATGAGTTTACGACCCAATGGCATACAACTGCAACAACGGATGAACAAGAAGAATTTATACGCAGTCATGCAGTGGTAGATACCGATGTAGGAAGGTTAACGCTTTCTGAACAGGCCAGTTATCAAGAGGCAATGGGCGAAACCTTATACAATTCCTATACACAAGTTGTATATGTATTTCCAGATAGTGTTTGTCAAAACCTTCTTTCTGTCAAGCGGAACCGTTATATCCAGACATCAAAAGAACTTTCCTACTCAGATGCAGCGGCCTTAGAAAACAGGTTTATAAAGGTCTATCCAGAACTTTCGGAAAAGGGTGTTGGGTATTCCATTCGATTGAGTACGCTGCAAATCAATGAAACAAAGGGTATGAACTTCATTCTAAAGACAGCGATGATTTATGGCGCTGTGGTTTTAATGGTAATGTGCCTCACAATACTTTCTTTGCAGCAACTCTTAGATGCAGGAAAATATAAATATCGTTTTGGAGTTTTGCGTAAATTGGGGACAGAGGAATCCGATATAAAGAAATTGATGCGAAAACAGCTTAGAGTGTGGTTTGGTTTACCGATTACAGTAGCGGTTATTGTATCCTTCGTTGTGGTAGCTTATTTTATTCAATCTGTCTCAAATGAGATCGCTTCTTATATTGGATTTGATAAATTGCTCCTGCAAGTGGGCATTACGGTCGCTGTACTTATTTTGCTTTTGGTTTGCTATTATATCAGCACATGGATATTATTCAGCAAATCCACATCCAATTCAGATTGA
- a CDS encoding ABC transporter permease: MMYWKLAIQNIRRSLRDYIIYFVTLTLTAALMYSFLALGFSSDVLAMAENMSMLTTGILLMSALVAFMSSFVIGYAIRFMLGRRKKEFATYELIGMESKTVRNLFLAENSIIGTGAFLLGSLVGTGLSGLLNQVVKNIFEVPHTYQVSFSLQAWAVTFLFFALMYGFGMLRAAKIIRHQKVIDLLYDNRKNEEYRFKSFRHSLLVVLLSIAAMVAGVILLGRMLQTQTNEAFLYLGGACLLILVGVYELHRQIPLLLHRFAKQNLRHKYKEENLFFLGQIGRRIHSAGRTMAVVAILLTISLATMFVGLTMGAGYKANMKAYYPYDAGVAIDAPLEKSNMDSIVSFTEEHCGVEDSVSYYLYAVPEKPIEALSLSDYNHLREILGLSPVVMGNNEFLVHCDTWNYMDGIRQGLKQQPEITLNGRTLTIAETPILTEPMEQYQMAGTKGYVLVLPDEATSQLVGEKIRLAMKLEDGGYPELKSDLKQFLNSGKWQPELQSGQQLPEKVTMGVTVKAWGVANSLTGFTAISFCGLYLSIIFIILSCSVLAFEQLSAIDKNQKNYAVIDRLGVPGHRQASLIRRELSTVFLIPLLFPLLLTILLIAGAQFFFGEAILQQGLVPLYGLVTILLFCAIYLTYFGATMFLFKRVILRPEMR, encoded by the coding sequence ATGATGTACTGGAAGTTAGCAATTCAAAATATTCGCAGAAGCCTGCGGGATTATATCATTTACTTTGTGACGCTTACCTTGACTGCGGCATTGATGTACTCATTTTTGGCATTGGGCTTTTCATCAGATGTTCTTGCTATGGCAGAAAATATGTCGATGCTGACTACTGGAATTCTGCTTATGTCAGCTCTGGTTGCTTTTATGTCCTCGTTTGTGATCGGTTATGCGATCCGCTTTATGCTGGGACGACGGAAAAAGGAGTTTGCAACCTACGAATTGATTGGCATGGAATCAAAGACAGTACGGAATTTGTTCCTTGCTGAAAACAGTATCATCGGCACTGGGGCCTTTCTGCTTGGTTCTTTGGTTGGCACAGGGCTTTCCGGTTTGCTGAATCAGGTGGTAAAAAATATCTTTGAGGTGCCGCATACCTATCAGGTTTCCTTTTCTCTCCAGGCATGGGCAGTAACATTTTTGTTTTTTGCCTTGATGTATGGTTTTGGGATGCTCCGAGCAGCAAAGATTATCCGGCATCAGAAAGTAATCGATCTGCTGTATGATAACCGCAAGAATGAAGAATACCGTTTCAAATCATTCCGCCATAGTCTTTTGGTAGTATTGCTCTCAATCGCTGCAATGGTTGCAGGCGTGATTTTGCTTGGGCGGATGCTTCAGACACAAACCAATGAAGCATTTTTGTACCTTGGCGGAGCCTGCCTGCTCATTCTGGTGGGTGTTTACGAGCTGCATCGCCAGATTCCGCTTTTGCTGCACCGATTTGCAAAACAAAATCTGCGCCATAAGTACAAAGAAGAAAATCTGTTCTTCCTGGGGCAGATTGGGCGGCGCATCCATTCTGCTGGCCGGACAATGGCTGTGGTGGCGATTCTTTTAACCATATCCCTGGCAACCATGTTTGTGGGGCTTACAATGGGAGCAGGCTACAAAGCCAACATGAAAGCCTATTATCCCTATGATGCAGGCGTGGCGATTGATGCACCTTTAGAAAAATCCAACATGGATTCCATCGTTTCCTTTACAGAGGAGCATTGTGGAGTCGAGGATTCTGTGAGCTATTATCTGTATGCGGTTCCTGAAAAACCGATTGAAGCCTTGTCCTTGTCCGACTATAACCATCTGCGTGAAATCCTGGGGCTTTCTCCTGTTGTCATGGGCAACAACGAATTTTTGGTTCATTGTGATACATGGAACTATATGGACGGAATCCGGCAGGGCTTGAAGCAGCAGCCGGAGATCACATTAAATGGTCGAACCTTGACTATTGCAGAGACACCAATCCTGACGGAGCCGATGGAGCAGTATCAAATGGCCGGAACGAAGGGATATGTACTTGTTCTGCCGGATGAAGCAACTTCACAATTAGTCGGAGAAAAAATCCGTCTGGCGATGAAACTGGAAGATGGCGGATACCCGGAATTGAAAAGCGACTTGAAGCAATTCCTGAACAGTGGGAAATGGCAGCCGGAATTGCAGTCCGGTCAACAGCTCCCGGAAAAAGTAACGATGGGTGTTACAGTAAAGGCGTGGGGTGTTGCCAATTCGCTGACTGGATTTACAGCTATTTCGTTCTGCGGATTGTATTTAAGCATTATTTTTATCATCCTATCCTGCTCGGTTCTTGCATTTGAGCAGCTTTCTGCCATAGACAAAAACCAGAAGAATTATGCAGTCATTGACCGTTTGGGTGTACCGGGCCACAGGCAGGCTTCCCTGATTCGCAGGGAACTGTCCACAGTCTTTTTGATCCCACTGCTATTCCCTCTTTTGCTGACGATTTTGCTGATAGCAGGGGCACAGTTCTTTTTCGGAGAGGCAATCTTGCAGCAGGGACTTGTACCTCTTTATGGTCTGGTGACGATTCTGCTATTCTGTGCAATCTACCTGACCTATTTTGGTGCAACAATGTTCTTATTCAAACGGGTTATTCTTCGACCGGAAATGAGATAA
- a CDS encoding sigma-70 family RNA polymerase sigma factor, producing MKKVNLRELYPDIYKTDVFIEVSSEVQEVFLTDKRAEAARQRQMYNYKAYYSLDCDNGIEKQVVYQPPTPEMLMEEKQLREQLYSAVMALPEKQAKRIYARFYLGMTVKEIAKTEGVDLSRVYDSIQRGLKWLAKNLKKFD from the coding sequence ATGAAGAAAGTCAATCTTAGGGAGTTGTATCCTGATATATACAAAACGGATGTTTTTATAGAAGTAAGCAGTGAAGTACAAGAAGTATTCCTGACAGATAAGCGAGCAGAAGCTGCACGCCAGCGCCAGATGTATAACTACAAAGCGTACTATTCTCTGGACTGTGATAATGGTATAGAGAAACAGGTAGTGTATCAGCCGCCGACGCCAGAAATGCTCATGGAGGAAAAGCAGCTTCGAGAACAGCTCTATTCTGCGGTGATGGCCTTACCGGAGAAGCAGGCAAAGAGGATTTATGCTCGGTTTTATCTGGGTATGACAGTTAAAGAAATTGCCAAGACAGAAGGCGTTGATCTCAGTAGAGTGTATGACAGCATCCAACGCGGTTTGAAATGGCTGGCTAAAAATTTGAAAAAGTTTGATTAG
- a CDS encoding helix-turn-helix domain-containing protein, producing MEKLITRKEAAEILGISIATLDAARNNGLISYVQYVQNGCVYFTAAGLQEYIAKCTHRAKPVERSATYRKPRSGRS from the coding sequence ATGGAAAAGCTCATTACACGAAAAGAAGCTGCTGAAATCTTAGGAATCAGCATAGCAACGCTGGATGCCGCCCGTAACAACGGCTTGATCTCTTATGTGCAGTATGTTCAGAATGGCTGTGTGTATTTTACTGCGGCAGGTCTCCAGGAGTATATCGCAAAATGCACGCACAGGGCAAAGCCTGTTGAGAGAAGCGCAACTTACCGTAAACCTCGAAGCGGAAGATCGTGA
- a CDS encoding site-specific integrase: MANRKIILPQYGTVMKRGVLYYRTRIKDANGKLVAIYAKTPEELYNKETLALEQIENATFHRKTPTVAEYCEKWLLMQSVHVRATTLTDYTSKVRRHIIAELGDKRMGEVSLDDIQLALVPVSKKSASVYKSVVILYKSIFRAAMESRIIDHNPTIYLTTKGGGVPQEDRQALTDEQAERLLDAIRDLPPYVFVMIGLYAGLRREEILALQWDSVYLDTDTPYLTVRRAWHTEHNRPVISDELKTKAAERNIPLPVCLAECLKAAKEASTSEYVVSNRDGDPLSYTQFKRLWQYIVTRTVKERSYYRYEDGKRVRHTVTPVLGEKAAHNGKVVYSLDFEVTPHQLRHTYITNLIHASVDPKTVQYLAGHESSKITMDIYAKVKYNRPDELVRSMSCAFASWDTAQ, translated from the coding sequence TTGGCAAATAGAAAAATAATACTTCCTCAATATGGCACAGTCATGAAAAGAGGTGTCCTATATTATAGGACCAGAATTAAAGATGCGAATGGTAAGCTCGTAGCTATCTACGCAAAAACACCTGAAGAACTATATAACAAAGAAACGCTTGCATTGGAACAGATTGAGAATGCCACTTTTCATCGGAAAACGCCCACAGTTGCAGAGTATTGTGAAAAGTGGCTGCTGATGCAGTCGGTTCATGTACGAGCTACTACTTTGACGGATTACACCTCAAAGGTCAGGCGGCATATTATAGCGGAATTGGGAGATAAACGGATGGGAGAGGTTAGCCTGGATGATATTCAGCTTGCCCTTGTTCCGGTTTCCAAGAAATCCGCATCGGTTTATAAATCTGTGGTAATTCTCTATAAGTCTATCTTTCGCGCAGCGATGGAAAGCAGGATCATTGACCATAACCCGACGATTTATCTGACGACAAAAGGTGGCGGTGTTCCACAAGAGGATCGTCAGGCTTTGACAGATGAACAGGCAGAGCGCCTTTTGGATGCTATCCGAGATTTGCCGCCTTATGTCTTTGTCATGATTGGTTTATATGCAGGGCTGCGCCGGGAAGAAATTCTTGCTCTGCAATGGGATTCAGTATATCTGGATACGGATACTCCATATCTGACGGTAAGGCGGGCATGGCACACAGAACACAACAGACCGGTGATCTCAGATGAATTGAAAACCAAGGCTGCGGAGAGAAATATCCCCCTTCCTGTTTGTTTGGCTGAGTGCTTGAAAGCAGCAAAGGAAGCCTCGACTTCGGAGTATGTAGTTTCAAACCGGGATGGCGATCCATTGTCCTATACGCAGTTTAAGCGGCTGTGGCAGTATATTGTTACGAGAACGGTCAAGGAACGGAGCTATTACCGGTATGAAGATGGAAAAAGAGTAAGGCATACTGTCACACCTGTCTTGGGAGAAAAGGCTGCTCATAACGGAAAAGTGGTTTACAGTCTGGACTTTGAGGTAACACCCCATCAGCTGCGGCATACTTACATCACCAATCTTATTCATGCGTCGGTAGATCCCAAAACGGTTCAATACCTGGCAGGCCATGAAAGCAGCAAGATCACCATGGACATCTATGCAAAGGTTAAGTATAACAGGCCGGATGAACTGGTCAGATCAATGAGTTGCGCGTTTGCAAGCTGGGACACAGCACAGTAA